The DNA window TATGCCCAACTATCACACCAAGTCGGTGCACTGGTCAAATCGGAAGGAGCAGCACATCAGCATCTCGAAAGCCGATTATCCTGAGTCGACAACAACGATTACGGATGTGACCGTTAGACGTAACGTTATGCTTCTTAAAGAGGACGACGGAAATTACTAGGGGTCTCCAACAGTCGCTTCATAAAGGCTTCAGGTCATCAACGCAgaagtataaataagggttctcatatgagggataagcaagacattcattcttgaattcATGCATACCACTATCGTGCAACTCGAATCCCTTAATACATTTAATCACCCTCTCAGTTGTATACAATACAGTTGCAAACTCACTGAATTAACTTCCGGAGAGTGATTCAAAGATGTTTTACATaaacttattttatatatattataaaaaaatattacaatttatgattatatataataattcaatcccatttcatttttatttaaaaaatattttataacttTACTTTAGTAAAGAAAAACAATCTTCCTCCCCTCTAAAACACCGTTAGGAAAATTCCTCTTTCCATTCCTTTAGTTTTCACAAAGTCTCATTTGAAATACTTGGCTTCTTATATTGATGCATTATCCTTTAATTACTTTCGTTAGTTTTATGACTAATGAATGAGCTGTACTTCATCGTAACTGTCATCGTTTTTTATCTGTTTGATACCAATGTTATAAAAGCCGTTTAACATCAACCCAACTGTTAATAGCTCCAATAAATTTTACTCCGCCACTTTAACTAGTccttcagaaaattcaaattacaaaaagcctatatatagataaataatcCCTtgctcaatacatcattcacaacAATGTCTACAATGGCCAACTCCAAACCAAACCTCCTTGCAACACAAACAATCTTCTCTCTTTTCCTTTTAGCCTTTCTCTTGTCACTCACCAATGTCAACTCAGAATCAGTTTCTGTCAGCTTCCCCAAGTTTGACAATGGTACCGATACCATAGTCCTCGGCGGTGACGCCAAAAATATCGGTGGCGTACTACAGCTCACTGAAAAGGACGAACTCGGAAATCCATCTCCACATAGTTTTGGTCTTTCCATATTCTCTAAACCTATTCATCTCTCCGACGAAAAAAGTGGTAAAGTTGCCGACTTTACCACTGAGTTTTCTTTTGTTGTTGACCCAAAGGGTTCACAACTTCACGGCGACGGTTTCACTTTCTTTATTCTATCAGTTTTTGGTTATGAGATCCCGGCTAATTCATCTTCCGAGGGCGGATTTCTTGGACTATTCGATAAAGAAACCGCCTTCGATACCTCTAGAAACTCTGTCGTTGCTGTCGAGTTTGACAGTTTTACAAATGAGTGGGATCCTCCTGCACCGCATATTGGAATCGACATCAACACCATTGAGTCTTCGATCACGGTTCCATGGCCAATCGATAGACAACCACAAGGATCGATAGGAATCGCACGAATCAGATATAATTCTGCGTCAAAAGAGTTGAGTGTTTTAGTAAGTTATCCAAATAATCCTGTCAAAGTGGATGTTAGTGTTTCTTATACAGTTGATCTTGTGGCGGTTCTATCGGAATGGGTCATTATTGGTTTCTCCGGTGCTACTGGCGAACTTGCAGAAACACATGACATTCTCTCTTGGTCATTCACTACGAACCTTTAGAGAGTATGATAAGACTTGAAGAAGAAAATATTGTGAGTTGAAGGACTATTTTATATTACTATTGTTCGATATAAGCTCTTTATGATGCTTTTGTTGATTCGGTAATGTTTACTTTTCAGTAATAAGGATGAACTTCAGTTGAAGTTATTAATATGTTGTATAATatttatcaaaataataatacTATTTCACTGTGTCAATGGTGGAGAGAACAACTCGTTTTGATGCTCTAACTAACAAGATTTAGTTCTGGCGTGCATGTTTATGAAACTTGCTAATAAGTGTTAGAAATATCGGAGAGATCGAATGGATCCAGGCTGAATCGCGAACGGAATgactttccttaaaagtatttcaagcacactctcgattgtcGGCGCCGTctcattaacgccgcgaatagcccgatcgctccgaagtgccgtctacaagccgccactagcgccactagcgccactagcgcctctacgccctcggacccggtcccggagacaagtggcataaggcttgggaccaccacatatgactatgtggcactttatcctctttggctCTTTTGGAATGTACATTGTTCCAAGTGctttataaatgcttttaaagtttGCTCCACTTTCTATATGGGACTATTTATGAAGCATTTATTGTCATTCTCActtttgtcattttggaacataacTTGAAGAAATTAATgctcataatttccaacaatcccccacttgttctaataatgacaaatctAATAATTCCAGAAATTTAatataaagagtgttaatacagttaggtatctttcgatttaaaacttaaccttagtgaggacaacacaaagtttaatcggaatattaggtagcaaagcttttaaaccatgaatccatatgattagaccggtgtcgccttacacacactctttaaaggttcttcctctgcataactcgcttagcacttatttatggccatgtgctatcctgtttcatgaatttttcatgagagaaactccaactctcactttgagacggcaccatctcgaaattcacataggtgaagttcatattgtgtcctTTTCCACAAGACACGTACCCCTgatattgaacttcattaagagtttttaaagtaaaactcaaccctcgtttcaaagtcaacattatcacgaaatgttcgacaattatccaaatcaacgacttgttgttacccattgaaaatcttgaagttaatgttctgttaacataagattgggttgccgccgttgtcggaactcttactcaaggagtttcaaccccatgcctctcgaggttgtttttactaagtctctggccagtggcttagtaaacGGATCAGCCAAATTATAGCTTGTTCGTATATACGTGAGTGAAATGATTCCATCCTTAATCAACTTTCTCACGAACGAATGTCTAAGTCCTATATGCCTAGACTTTCCATTATACACTTCGCTGAATGCTCTTGCTAGAGTGGCTTGGCTATCGCAGTGTATCATAACCTTTGAAACATTGtccttagccaatggaacttctaaaagaagatccctcaaccattctgcttcttaaccagcggaagcgagagccacaaactctgattccatggtcgaaagagtgatgcatgtttgtttcttgctcctccaagaaattgctcctccagctagtgtaaatatccaaccagttgtagatttatgatctccaacatttgatatccaactcgcatcggtatatccttctaatatggcagGAAACTTACCATAATGAAGGCCAAGATTTTTGGTTTTCAGTAAATAGCCAAAAATTCTCGTgattgccttccaatgttcattactcgggttgctagtaaatctactcattttactaactgcaaaagatatgtcaggtctggtacattgcattaagtacatgAGACATCCGATTGCACTTGCATATTCTAGTTGAGCTACTGCTCTTCCATCATTCTTTTCAAGCTTGATTACATGATCAAATGGAGTGGTTACTTCCTTGAAATTTaggtgtttgaacttatcaagcattttctcaatataatgtgtttgattaagttcataacccccactatttcgcttgacttttattcctaaaattgtgtcaacaagttcaagatctttcatcttgaaagtggaagttagaaatttctttgtttctgaaattccattcattttgttgctaattattagcatgtcatcaacatagagacacaaaAATATTACAGTGTCGTTGTGCACTTTTGTATATAAGCACTTGTCGCAAGAATTAGGAATAAATCCATTTGACAATATTGTAGAGTCAAAATTttgatgccattgttttggtgcttgttttaatccatataagGATTTGACTAGTTTGCACACCTTTAGTTCATTTCCAGGAAGTACGTAGccttctggttgttccatatagatttcctcatcgagatctccgtttaggaacgctgttttaacatccatttgatgaactataagatCATTCAAAGAGGCTAAGGCAAACAACAATCGAATTGTGGTTGTCCTTGCTACTGGTGCATAGGTGTCAAAATAATCTATACCTTCCTTTTGTCTGAATCCCTTTGCCACTAATCTTGCTTTATAAGTGTTTAaggtaccatcactatgatatttccttttaaacacccatttgcatccaatgggcCTTGATCCCTTTTGTAAGTCAACAAGTTCCCAAGTGTGGTTggacataattgaatccatttcatctttgATAGCATCCTTCCAAAAAGAGGAGTCCCTGGAAGTTATTGCTTCCTTATAAGTTTTAGGATCATCCCCTACTTGAAGTATGACCGGAATACTTTGAACGAATTTTGTACTATTTCCTTCGACCAGATAAAACGAAATGGATTGAGAATCAATTTCGTCTGGTCCTAAGTTCTTTGTTTTCCGGACTCTTTTGCTTATCCTTGGTTCGGGTTGTGATTCAATGATCTGAGGAGTGCCTTCAGGTTGTATTTCTACAATCCGAGAAGAACCTTCTTCACAAGATTCTTTATTTGTGGCCGACTCCGATTCTTTATCCTTAGTGataagattttcaaagaattctacATCCCGGGATTCAACAATGATATTAGACTCTAAATTAAaaagtctatatgctttactatttTGTGCATATCCAACGAAAGTACATCTTATCCCTCGAGGACCCAACTTGGTTCTCTTAGGATCCATATTTTTGTAGTAAGCGACACACCCCCACACTTTGAAATAACCTATATTCGGTGCCATGTTTTTCCATACCTCATATGGAGAAATACCAGTTTTCTTTAAAGGAATTCTATTTATTATGTGACAAGCGGATAGTAACGCTTCGCCCCACAAATTGAAAGGTAATTCTGAATGCATTAACATAGCATTCATCATCTCTTGATATGTTCGGTTCTTTCTTTCGGCTATGCCATTTTGTTGCGGTGTTCTAGGCGCCGAACATTCATGTATTatgccatgttcttcacaaaatgcaTCAAATTCAGTAGAGAAGTATTCACCGCCCCTGTCACTTCTAAGGACTTTTATACttctacttaattgattttctacttctgctttataaatcttaaaggcattaaaagcttcatctttatgctttaagagATATACATATGTGTATCTAGAAGCATCATCAATGAAAGTGATGAAATATCTGTTTCCCCACGGGTTAACATGCCATTAAATTCGCACAAATCTGAATGTATGAGATCAAGTAGATTTgtctttctttcaacacttttgaaaggcTTTTTAATCATCTTTGATTTAACGCATAATTCACATTTGTTAAAATCATTGATGTTACATGATATCAttccagatttaattag is part of the Vicia villosa cultivar HV-30 ecotype Madison, WI linkage group LG2, Vvil1.0, whole genome shotgun sequence genome and encodes:
- the LOC131646578 gene encoding lectin 5-like, encoding MANSKPNLLATQTIFSLFLLAFLLSLTNVNSESVSVSFPKFDNGTDTIVLGGDAKNIGGVLQLTEKDELGNPSPHSFGLSIFSKPIHLSDEKSGKVADFTTEFSFVVDPKGSQLHGDGFTFFILSVFGYEIPANSSSEGGFLGLFDKETAFDTSRNSVVAVEFDSFTNEWDPPAPHIGIDINTIESSITVPWPIDRQPQGSIGIARIRYNSASKELSVLVSYPNNPVKVDVSVSYTVDLVAVLSEWVIIGFSGATGELAETHDILSWSFTTNL